One window from the genome of Epinephelus moara isolate mb chromosome 5, YSFRI_EMoa_1.0, whole genome shotgun sequence encodes:
- the LOC126390516 gene encoding CDGSH iron-sulfur domain-containing protein 3, mitochondrial-like, which produces MNTLVTKLEHKWISLTLKQHWTTAMAASKVQLSTLPPEPVIPSKKPFKVELIGGKRYSWCTCGHSKKQPFCDGAHKTKAKGLTPLRFVPEKDTTVWLCGCKYTNNPPYCDGTHKQDFIVSAPLHEPADS; this is translated from the exons ATGAACACGTTGGTGACCAAGTTAGAGCACAAATGGATTAGTTTGACCTTGAAGCAACACTGGACAACAGCTATGGCAGCTTCCAAG GTCCAGCTCTCCACACTTCCTCCAGAGCCTGTCATCCCCTCTAAGAAGCCCTTCAAAGTGGAGCTGATTGGTGGAAAGCGTTACTCATGGTGCACCTGTGGACACAGCAAGAAACAG CCTTTCTGCGACGGAGCCCACAAGACCAAAGCCAAAGGCCTGACCCCGCTACGCTTTGTCCCAGAGAAAGACACCACAGTTTGGTTGTGTGGTTGCAAGTACACAAATAACCCACCGTACTGTGATGGCACGCACAAGCAGGACTTCATTGTGTCTGCCCCACTACATGAACCAGCTGACTCTTGA
- the LOC126390285 gene encoding CDGSH iron-sulfur domain-containing protein 3, mitochondrial-like, whose protein sequence is FCLTEVQCCLQSTQAVPAARLPYRVKVSAGKHYAWCACGHSKKQPFCDGAHKSKAPSISPLRFTPDKDRTVMLCACKQTKNAPYCDGSHFKVIFRDIVKSVKGVFK, encoded by the exons TTTTGTCTTACTGAG GTTCAGTGCTGCCTACAGTCTACGCAGGCCGTCCCTGCAGCGCGGCTGCCCTACAGAGTGAAGGTGTCTGCTGGGAAACACTACGCCTGGTGTGCTTGTGGACACAGTAAGAAACAG CCTTTCTGTGACGGTGCTCACAAGTCCAAAGCTCCGAGTATCTCCCCTCTACGCTTCACCCCCGACAAAGACAGGACGGTCATGCTGTGCGCCTGTAAGCAAACCAAAAACGCACCATACTGCGACGGCTCACACTTTAAGGTCATCTTCCGGGATATAGTGAAGTCAGTGAAAGGCGTCTTTAAATGA